The window GCTGCCWATACAGCAACCACAGCAGAGGGAGCCGYTAATGTTTGGTGGCATYMTYGCCTATSAGMAGATCCAGACCTTTGTCACCGGCAGCAAGAACTTCTCTGACCTTYTCRGGGGTRAGCCTSGTAGCCTTGGCAATATCCTCCGGTTTCATATTRAACTCMCGGAGACTCATGATCGTCTKGTACTTCTCGTTGTACATGCCTTTAATCACRCCTTCCTCACGCCCGATACYCTTAATSCGTTCTGATAGCAGCATACCATCCTCCTTTTCTGTGAGCAGACTGAGCAACTCTTCCTGCTCATTYTCCTGTATATCTGCATAAGTATAAATAAAATCCAGGTATTTTTCAAACAGAGCCGCACCCACCAAGCGAAACAGTCCGGTCATGGCCCTCATTACGACATCTAACTTCTCCTCTGGCTCATAGTTCATCTTGGGAAGGAGAATCATGACTACAGGGTTTGTGGAATCAAAATAATCCCTGGCCTGATACTCAAAAAGACGRATCTTCTGGTACTCGAARTGTATGTAGTTCTTTTCCCCAAAGCTGCTGTCCAGAACCCTGTCCACATCCTTACGCCATTTCCTGCGGTCTGTGAACAGCACCGTAGGGATRACAATGGCACCGGGATGGGCTTTCATGTAGTCTATGCCATAGTGGGCCACYTTGTAGATGGAAAACTTGTACTTATCCTCCTGAAACTCCAGCAGCCACARGATCAGAGTCCCATTCTCAAAGACAAACAGTATGGGTATGTCCAGCACAAAATGCCGGTCTTTCAGCTTTTCTTTTTGGGTCTCCTGATTGACAAGCTTACAATCTATAAGCTTGCCCATACCYTCAAGGATCTCCGGGGATAAGAACTCTGCTATCTCCCTGGTAAAGTCCCGTGCCAGATTTTTAAAGTTCTGATCGTGGGACACTCTCTCTGCCATCCCATCCTCCTTTTTGTTAATATAATCARAATATGCAGGAAAGAAAGACTCMACCCTGCGGACTGCCTGCCCTGCATCTGCTGTCTGYATTTTGAACTATGGAACAGATACKGCCCTGTGTCGATACAAAAGCATTCACCCCCGACACCCTGCACCGCAGACCAGATTTACACCTTATATATAGGGGGCCACAGGAACAGCCACCCTGCCCTCACAACACAGCCTCTGCACAACTGGATTTAAGGCATTTTACAGCAGAAGCTACCGTACTACGGGAACAGCCAAGCATCCTCTCGATTTCAGAATAGGAAAAGCCCTTCTTCCTCAGCTCCACTATCTTCAACCGCTGATCCGTATCCACTGGCCTGCCCTTGAACCGCCCAAGCTCTTTGGCTCTGGCAATACCCTCGGACTGCCGCCTTCTTCTGTCCTCATAATCCTTACGACTGACAGCAGCCAGCATATCAAGAAGCATACCGTTAATGGCATCAAGGATACGCCCCTGAAAACTCTCTGAAGCTTCCGTATCCATAAGGGTATGGCTGATGGGCAGATCCATGGACACAATCTTCAGTCCCTTACCCTGTATCAGTCCACGGAGCTTATGCCAGTCCTTACCGTTCAACCTGCTCAGGCGGTCTATCTGTTCCAGAAGAAGAACATCCCCAGGCTGTGCCACATCCAGAAGACGGAACAGCTCAGGTCTTTTCATACTGGCACCGGACTCATTTTCTGTGAACCAGGCCGATACCTGTACCCCCTGATTCAAGGCAAAGCACTCCAGCGCAGGTTTTGCACGGTCTGCATTCTGTTCCGTAGTCGAAGCCCTCAGATATCCGTATATCCTCACAGTCATTGAATCATACTCCTGCAATAATGTGCTGAATCTGTCTGTTTTAACTGGTTTAAAAATGCCAGTCTGTTTTGAGTGGTCGGAAGGATTTATCAAACCGGCATTTTACAGGCTCCGAAGTAGTTGGCGTAGAGTACACCCAAATCGAACTACCTGCTCACCCCCTGCCAGACCAGATTCCTACCTTATATATAGGGGCCACTCCGGAACCACACCCGCAGCCCGGAGCCACCCCCACGGGTTCAAGACTCTTCTTCATCCGTCCCGTCTTCCATATCCAGCCATGTACCCGGCACAGCACCGCCTGCCACACTGGGAAGGTCATCATTTCCTGAGGATTCATCCAGAGCTTCCCCACCATCTACACCGTCTTCTTCTTCCTCCAATGCCCTGTTTTCCTCGACCTCCCGTTTCACAACCAGATTTCTGAGCGTACCCGGCGACCACTTACCCTTGCCGGAAAGGGTCAGGATTCTTGCATCATCGAGTATGGAAGCCAGGACACCATAGCTCGGTGCAGGGCTTACGGCTGCCCTTCGTTCCATAACCCATTCCAGCACAGCTTCCCGGTTGGGCTTTGAGTTCACTATACTTTCGATGACAGGACGCAGGTTGTGGGGGTCAGCATCTTCATTGTCCTGGGCTTCATCGGCAGGTTGTACGGACTGAATAGGGGGAACAGTCAAGTCAAAGCTAAGGGTCTGCAAGCTCACCTGAAGATTACCAGCCTCTATCTCGTAAAGGTCAAAGGGTTGCTCCACTGGCAGGCCCAGCTCCTTTTCAAGGTTGGTCATCCGTCTGTCCAGATTCCTGATACCGTTTTGCATGTCGTCTATGGCCTCACAGATGGCGGTTATGGCTATGTTGTTCTCGGTGGCCAGCTTCTGAAAGCCATGGGTCAGGGTTCGGGACAGCTCCTCCCCAAGGTTGGTGGCAAATCTTTGGAGCAGGACTTCCAGCATAGGGATCAGCTCTTTCAACAGCTCATCTTTGACCTCCTGAGCCAGCTCCTTTGAATTGACGGGTTGGGTATCCCACGCCTTGTCGGTGGTAATGGGGGTATCGGG of the Desulfobotulus mexicanus genome contains:
- a CDS encoding recombinase family protein; its protein translation is MTVRIYGYLRASTTEQNADRAKPALECFALNQGVQVSAWFTENESGASMKRPELFRLLDVAQPGDVLLLEQIDRLSRLNGKDWHKLRGLIQGKGLKIVSMDLPISHTLMDTEASESFQGRILDAINGMLLDMLAAVSRKDYEDRRRRQSEGIARAKELGRFKGRPVDTDQRLKIVELRKKGFSYSEIERMLGCSRSTVASAVKCLKSSCAEAVL